The following coding sequences are from one Aeromicrobium duanguangcaii window:
- a CDS encoding MFS transporter: protein MTHELVASQRNRGRVIAWGLWDWGSAAFNAVIVTFIFSVYLVEGVGDDLPGPFRAATWLGLSSAAGAVLIAVLAPVLGRRADAGGARKKTLFWLTFAVVLITASLFFVESDWHFLWLGLVLLAAGSVIFELTQVPYFAMLRQVSTPDDVGRVSGFGWAMGYFGGIVLLLICYFGFVAGDGDTRGFLGVPTDNGLNIRLIAPLAAGWFLLFAIPLFLKVPELPATATPDAPKVGIADSYRGVWNDITQMWREDRSILKFLIASAFFRDGLAGVFAYGAVLAVSVYSIDKDDVILFGVAANVISAVGALLAGRWDDSIGPRSVIVFSLVSMIVCGTVLLFVEGPRMFWIFGLGLCLFVGPAQSASRTYLTRITTPGREGQNFGLYAMTGRAVSFMAPLMFALTIWAGNLILGTDTDRWGIAGIMVVLAVGLLLLLRVPREVEDRARAIVG, encoded by the coding sequence ATGACCCACGAGCTCGTCGCGAGCCAACGCAACCGAGGACGCGTCATCGCGTGGGGGCTGTGGGACTGGGGGTCGGCGGCCTTCAACGCCGTCATCGTGACGTTCATCTTCTCGGTGTACCTCGTCGAGGGCGTCGGAGACGACCTCCCCGGGCCGTTCCGCGCCGCCACGTGGCTGGGCCTGTCCAGCGCGGCCGGCGCGGTGCTGATCGCCGTCCTGGCGCCTGTCCTGGGCCGACGCGCCGACGCGGGCGGCGCGCGTAAGAAGACGCTGTTCTGGCTCACGTTCGCGGTCGTGCTCATCACCGCTTCGTTGTTCTTCGTCGAGAGCGACTGGCACTTCCTGTGGCTCGGCCTGGTCCTCCTGGCGGCCGGCTCGGTCATCTTCGAGCTGACCCAGGTGCCGTACTTCGCGATGCTGCGGCAGGTCTCGACGCCCGACGACGTCGGACGTGTCTCCGGCTTCGGCTGGGCCATGGGCTACTTCGGCGGCATCGTCCTGCTGCTCATCTGCTACTTCGGCTTCGTCGCCGGTGACGGCGACACGCGTGGCTTCCTCGGCGTCCCCACCGACAACGGACTCAACATCCGGCTGATCGCGCCGCTGGCGGCCGGCTGGTTCCTGCTGTTCGCCATCCCGCTGTTCCTCAAGGTGCCCGAGTTGCCGGCCACGGCGACCCCCGACGCGCCCAAGGTCGGCATCGCCGACTCCTACCGAGGCGTCTGGAACGACATCACCCAGATGTGGCGCGAGGACCGCTCCATCCTGAAGTTCCTCATCGCCAGCGCGTTCTTCCGCGACGGTCTCGCCGGCGTCTTCGCGTACGGTGCCGTCCTGGCCGTGTCGGTGTACTCGATCGACAAGGACGACGTGATCCTCTTCGGCGTGGCCGCCAACGTCATCTCGGCGGTGGGCGCCCTCCTGGCCGGACGGTGGGACGACTCCATCGGACCCCGCTCGGTGATCGTGTTCTCCCTGGTGTCGATGATCGTGTGTGGCACCGTCCTGCTGTTCGTCGAAGGTCCCCGGATGTTCTGGATCTTCGGTCTGGGTCTGTGCCTGTTCGTCGGGCCGGCGCAGTCCGCCTCGCGGACGTATCTCACTCGCATCACGACGCCGGGTCGCGAGGGCCAGAACTTCGGCCTCTACGCGATGACCGGACGCGCGGTCTCGTTCATGGCGCCCTTGATGTTCGCCCTCACCATCTGGGCCGGAAACCTCATCCTGGGCACCGACACCGACCGCTGGGGAATCGCTGGGATCATGGTGGTTCTAGCCGTCGGACTGCTCCTGCTCCTGCGGGTCCCCCGCGAGGTCGAGGACCGCGCCCGCGCCATCGTCGGCTGA
- a CDS encoding polyprenol monophosphomannose synthase — protein sequence MKTLIIIPTYNEADNVGWICESVLKEQPDVEILVADDNSPDGTGEIADKLSVEDPRIHVLHRQGKEGLGAAYRAGFAWGLERDYDVLVEMDADGSHRPEDLGKLLESARSGVPLTLGSRWVPGGSVVNWPKRREALSRGASLYARIMLNLGVKDATAGFRAFRRETLEAIDLDAVESQGYCFQIDMTRQTRLAGLDVAEVPVTFVERVHGQSKMSLDIVKEALTRVTVWGLQRMNPFAARR from the coding sequence ATGAAGACGTTGATCATCATTCCGACCTACAACGAGGCGGACAACGTCGGTTGGATCTGCGAGAGCGTGCTCAAGGAGCAGCCCGACGTCGAGATCCTGGTCGCCGACGACAACTCGCCCGACGGCACCGGCGAGATCGCCGACAAGCTCTCGGTCGAGGACCCTCGGATCCACGTTCTGCACCGCCAGGGCAAGGAGGGTCTCGGCGCCGCCTACCGGGCCGGCTTCGCCTGGGGGCTCGAGCGCGACTACGACGTGCTGGTCGAGATGGACGCGGACGGCTCCCACCGGCCCGAGGACCTCGGCAAGCTGCTGGAGTCGGCGCGGTCGGGCGTCCCGTTGACCCTCGGGTCGCGCTGGGTCCCCGGCGGCTCGGTGGTCAACTGGCCCAAGCGGCGCGAGGCGCTCTCACGCGGTGCGTCGCTGTACGCCCGGATCATGCTGAACCTGGGGGTCAAGGACGCCACGGCAGGCTTCCGGGCCTTCCGACGCGAGACGCTCGAGGCGATCGACCTCGACGCCGTCGAGTCGCAGGGCTACTGCTTCCAGATCGACATGACGCGCCAGACCCGGCTCGCCGGACTCGACGTCGCCGAGGTCCCCGTGACCTTCGTCGAGCGGGTGCACGGTCAGTCGAAGATGAGCCTCGACATCGTGAAAGAGGCCCTCACACGGGTCACCGTGTGGGGCCTCCAGCGGATGAATCCGTTCGCCGCTAGGCGTTGA
- the lnt gene encoding apolipoprotein N-acyltransferase translates to MRQVLAAALLGAASAAAFEPLAVPGLMVLTLAGYLAVVRTLRDAPVWRVLLTGLVFGLAFMGPLIWWMNAVDPWAWVALVSIEALFLAGITWALRAAVWAPFWPVWAAAVWVAGEQLRGAFPLSGFPWGRLAHTALDTPLEGWVRLVALPATSWLMALMAGLLVVAVKDRRLTALAAAVAIPAIGLFLPVGIADGGESRTVAVVQGNTPGPFLQWPRAEIFRLHLAETERIDQPVDIVIWPENGSDLDVIKNPWARQELTELSARLDAPILVGALLDGPREDTAYNASVLVDANGPRDDIYLKQYPVPYGEYVPFRAQLGSLVPRFDRDIPRDILAGDEPGVMTLDDLAIGLTICWDIAYDGAVHGAVERGAEILAVQTSNASFMDFGRGVQPQQQWAISRLRAIETGRWVTVASTNGITGIVDPSGRVEGRAEPKEPATVVAQVQAARGTTPATTWGHRWAVVIYVMSVAGWALGKRKLRLERP, encoded by the coding sequence GTGAGACAGGTCCTCGCGGCCGCCCTGCTCGGCGCCGCGTCCGCCGCGGCCTTCGAGCCGCTCGCCGTCCCGGGCCTCATGGTCCTGACCCTGGCCGGGTACCTCGCCGTCGTCCGGACGCTGCGTGATGCGCCCGTGTGGCGGGTGTTGCTGACCGGCCTGGTGTTCGGGCTGGCCTTCATGGGCCCGCTGATCTGGTGGATGAACGCGGTCGACCCGTGGGCGTGGGTGGCCCTCGTGTCGATCGAGGCGCTGTTCCTCGCCGGCATCACGTGGGCGCTGCGGGCGGCCGTGTGGGCTCCCTTCTGGCCGGTCTGGGCCGCTGCGGTCTGGGTCGCCGGTGAGCAGCTGCGCGGCGCGTTCCCGCTGAGCGGCTTCCCGTGGGGCCGGCTGGCCCACACGGCGCTGGACACGCCGCTGGAGGGCTGGGTGCGCCTCGTGGCGCTGCCGGCGACGTCCTGGTTGATGGCGTTGATGGCCGGGCTGCTCGTGGTGGCCGTGAAGGACCGCCGGCTGACGGCGCTGGCGGCCGCCGTGGCCATCCCGGCGATCGGGCTCTTCCTGCCCGTGGGGATCGCCGACGGGGGAGAGTCCCGCACCGTCGCGGTGGTCCAGGGCAACACCCCCGGGCCGTTCCTGCAGTGGCCGCGCGCCGAGATCTTCCGGCTCCACCTCGCCGAGACCGAGCGCATCGACCAGCCGGTCGACATCGTGATCTGGCCCGAGAACGGCTCCGACCTGGACGTGATCAAGAACCCGTGGGCCCGTCAGGAGCTGACGGAGCTGTCCGCCCGGCTCGACGCTCCCATCCTGGTCGGCGCGCTGCTGGACGGTCCTCGTGAGGACACGGCGTACAACGCCTCGGTCCTGGTCGACGCGAACGGGCCGCGCGACGACATCTACCTGAAGCAGTACCCGGTGCCCTACGGCGAGTACGTGCCGTTCCGCGCCCAGCTGGGCTCCTTGGTCCCGCGGTTCGACCGCGACATCCCACGCGACATCCTCGCCGGCGACGAGCCCGGCGTCATGACGCTCGACGACCTCGCCATCGGGCTGACGATCTGCTGGGACATCGCCTACGACGGCGCGGTGCACGGGGCCGTCGAGCGTGGCGCCGAGATCCTCGCCGTCCAGACCAGCAACGCCAGCTTCATGGACTTCGGCCGCGGCGTGCAGCCCCAGCAGCAGTGGGCGATCTCGCGCCTGCGGGCGATCGAGACGGGGCGCTGGGTGACGGTCGCGTCGACGAACGGGATCACGGGTATCGTCGATCCGAGCGGCCGCGTCGAGGGCCGCGCCGAGCCCAAGGAGCCCGCCACCGTGGTCGCACAGGTGCAGGCCGCACGCGGCACGACGCCGGCGACGACGTGGGGGCACCGATGGGCGGTGGTGATCTACGTCATGTCCGTGGCAGGATGGGCCCTCGGTAAACGGAAGTTACGACTGGAGCGGCCATGA
- a CDS encoding M28 family metallopeptidase produces the protein MKKAVIAVSTAVLTAGLVTASPAVAKPGPTAPKGQTTKLTEAVTVNGILKHLRQFQAIANANDGNRASGLPGYEASVNYVTRELEKSGYDVTKQEFTFPYFEELTPTTLTVAGAEVASGIATYSGSGSVTGPIVPTNDIQIPPGAEPNSSTSGCEASDFPAAPTTDAIALTQRGTCTFEAKVDNAVAAGYDAVILMNEGQPGRTDLINGTLGVPKDVPVTGVSYEDGAAIAAQGTPTGTLTTSVEADPNRTTWNVIADLPKSKLKKIKNEDQVVVVGSHLDSVTEGPGINDNGSGSAGTLEIAKQLSKTGLDRKLQRPVRFAFWGAEELGLLGSEHYVASLSSDELSEIYANLNFDMIGSPNYARFVYDGDGSNGEAGPAGSGEIEKIFTDFFASKKLASEPTAFDGRSDYGPFIAVGIPAGGLFSGAEGVKTPEQVKLYGGTAGVAYDPCYHQACDDTTNISVKALNELGDAAAHAVATIGLSKSGLYPDGSRKAAKKVTGKAMKKAHGKAHGHAGAAR, from the coding sequence ATGAAGAAGGCAGTCATCGCCGTATCGACGGCGGTCCTCACCGCCGGCCTCGTCACCGCGTCACCCGCGGTAGCGAAGCCGGGCCCGACGGCACCGAAGGGTCAGACCACCAAGCTGACCGAGGCCGTCACCGTCAACGGAATTCTGAAGCACCTACGCCAGTTCCAGGCGATCGCCAACGCGAACGACGGAAACCGTGCCTCGGGCCTGCCCGGGTACGAGGCCTCCGTCAACTACGTGACCCGCGAGCTGGAGAAGTCCGGCTACGACGTCACGAAGCAGGAGTTCACGTTCCCGTACTTCGAGGAGCTCACCCCGACGACGCTGACCGTCGCGGGTGCCGAGGTCGCGTCCGGCATCGCGACCTACTCCGGCAGCGGCAGCGTCACGGGTCCGATCGTCCCGACGAACGACATCCAGATCCCGCCGGGCGCCGAGCCCAACAGCAGCACGTCCGGCTGCGAGGCGTCTGACTTCCCGGCCGCTCCCACCACGGATGCCATCGCGCTGACCCAGCGCGGCACCTGCACGTTTGAGGCGAAGGTCGACAACGCCGTGGCCGCGGGCTACGACGCCGTGATCCTCATGAACGAGGGCCAGCCGGGCCGCACGGACCTCATCAACGGCACGCTCGGCGTCCCGAAGGACGTCCCGGTCACGGGTGTCTCCTACGAGGACGGCGCCGCGATCGCGGCGCAGGGCACCCCGACCGGCACGCTGACGACCTCGGTCGAGGCCGATCCGAACCGTACGACGTGGAACGTCATCGCCGATCTGCCGAAGTCCAAGCTCAAGAAGATCAAGAACGAAGACCAGGTCGTCGTCGTCGGCTCGCACCTCGACAGCGTCACCGAGGGACCGGGCATCAACGACAACGGCTCCGGCTCGGCCGGCACCCTGGAGATCGCCAAGCAGCTCTCCAAGACCGGCCTGGACCGCAAGCTCCAGCGTCCGGTCCGCTTCGCCTTCTGGGGCGCGGAGGAGCTGGGTCTGCTCGGCTCGGAGCACTACGTCGCGAGCCTGTCGTCCGACGAGCTCTCCGAGATCTACGCGAACCTGAACTTCGACATGATCGGCTCGCCGAACTACGCGCGGTTCGTGTACGACGGTGACGGCTCGAACGGCGAGGCCGGCCCGGCCGGATCGGGCGAGATCGAGAAGATCTTCACGGACTTCTTCGCCAGCAAGAAGCTCGCCAGCGAGCCGACGGCGTTCGACGGCCGGTCCGACTACGGTCCGTTCATCGCGGTCGGGATCCCGGCCGGCGGACTGTTCAGCGGTGCGGAGGGCGTCAAGACGCCTGAGCAGGTCAAGCTGTACGGCGGCACCGCCGGCGTCGCCTACGACCCGTGCTACCACCAGGCGTGCGACGACACGACCAACATCAGCGTGAAGGCGCTGAACGAGTTGGGCGACGCCGCGGCGCACGCGGTGGCGACCATCGGTCTGTCGAAGTCCGGCCTGTACCCCGACGGCAGCCGCAAGGCCGCCAAGAAGGTCACGGGCAAGGCCATGAAGAAGGCACACGGCAAGGCCCACGGTCACGCGGGCGCCGCTCGCTGA
- a CDS encoding M24 family metallopeptidase: protein MTERLDRARILSSQHGVDALLVTPGADLRYLTGYAAKPLERLTCLVVTQLGSHLVVPGLERAAAEAADVSMPIVTFNETDDPYAIVADLVRHADVVAVDDQMWASRVFALQEALPESSFVLGGQLVSALRAVKDDAEVQALREAGAAIDRVHARMGEWLRPGRTEREVGADIARAIVEEGHEQVDFVIVGSGPNGASPHHEVSDRVIGAGEPVVVDIGGTTPAGYCSDSTRNYVAGGEPDPGYIAMLAVLQEAQQAQREYARPGVSAESVDAIGRQIIADAGYGDRFIHRTGHGIGQETHEEPYIVEGNTTVLEPGMAFSIEPGIYVEGQWGARIEDIAVCTEDGLEVLNNTPRDLVRL from the coding sequence GTGACTGAACGCCTTGACCGCGCCCGCATCCTTTCCAGCCAGCACGGTGTCGATGCCCTGCTCGTGACCCCCGGCGCTGATCTGCGCTACCTCACCGGATACGCCGCCAAGCCGCTCGAGCGACTCACCTGCCTCGTCGTGACCCAGCTGGGGAGCCACCTCGTGGTTCCCGGACTCGAGCGAGCGGCCGCCGAGGCGGCGGACGTGTCGATGCCGATCGTCACCTTCAACGAGACCGACGACCCCTACGCGATCGTCGCCGATCTGGTCCGCCATGCCGACGTCGTGGCCGTCGACGACCAGATGTGGGCGTCGCGCGTGTTCGCCCTGCAGGAGGCGCTGCCCGAGTCGAGCTTCGTGCTCGGAGGACAGCTCGTGTCGGCACTGCGGGCGGTCAAGGACGACGCCGAGGTGCAGGCGCTGCGCGAGGCCGGCGCCGCGATCGATCGCGTCCACGCCCGGATGGGAGAGTGGCTGCGTCCCGGCCGCACCGAGCGCGAGGTGGGGGCCGACATCGCCCGCGCCATCGTCGAGGAGGGCCACGAGCAGGTCGACTTCGTCATCGTCGGCTCGGGCCCGAATGGCGCGTCCCCGCACCACGAGGTCTCCGACCGCGTGATCGGCGCGGGTGAGCCGGTCGTCGTCGACATCGGCGGCACGACCCCCGCGGGCTACTGCTCGGACTCCACCCGCAACTACGTCGCGGGCGGCGAGCCCGACCCGGGCTACATCGCCATGCTGGCCGTCCTGCAGGAGGCCCAGCAGGCGCAGCGTGAGTACGCCCGTCCCGGCGTGAGCGCCGAGTCGGTGGACGCGATCGGCCGTCAGATCATCGCCGACGCCGGATACGGCGACCGCTTCATCCACCGCACCGGCCACGGGATCGGCCAGGAGACGCACGAGGAGCCCTACATCGTCGAGGGCAACACGACGGTGCTGGAGCCGGGCATGGCCTTCTCCATCGAGCCGGGGATCTACGTCGAGGGCCAGTGGGGCGCGCGCATCGAGGACATCGCGGTGTGCACCGAGGACGGTCTCGAGGTGCTGAACAACACCCCGCGCGACCTCGTCCGCCTGTGA
- a CDS encoding 5'-3' exonuclease, protein MSSRLLLLDTASLYFRAFYGVPDSIKAADGRPVNAIRGIVDFLATLQSRYEPEVVVAAWDDDWRPAWRVELLDTYKTHRLADPEAGIEETPDLLAHQVPLIAEVLTLAGATVVGAPEAEADDVIGTLVRRWDTGVDVVTGDRDLFQLVDDARDVRILYTARGVSKHDVVDAAWVRDKYGIEPSQYVDFAVMRGDASDGLPGVAGIGDKTAATLLGEFGDLAGIRAAAADPSSSLRPRIRQSLLDSADYIDAAVQVVTVRPDLDLADPVAGAIDVDGLRAFGEQWNVAGPIERLLESVRT, encoded by the coding sequence ATGTCCTCGCGACTGCTCCTGCTCGACACCGCCAGCCTCTACTTCCGCGCGTTCTACGGCGTGCCCGACTCGATCAAGGCCGCCGACGGCCGCCCCGTGAACGCGATCCGCGGCATCGTCGACTTCCTGGCGACGCTGCAGTCGCGCTACGAGCCCGAGGTCGTGGTCGCGGCGTGGGACGACGACTGGCGGCCGGCGTGGCGCGTCGAGCTGCTCGACACGTACAAGACGCACCGTCTCGCCGACCCGGAGGCGGGCATCGAGGAGACGCCCGACCTGCTCGCGCACCAGGTGCCCCTCATCGCCGAGGTGCTCACCCTGGCGGGCGCCACCGTGGTGGGCGCTCCCGAGGCCGAGGCGGACGATGTCATCGGCACCCTCGTGCGGCGGTGGGACACCGGCGTCGACGTCGTCACGGGAGACCGCGACCTCTTCCAGCTGGTCGACGACGCCCGCGACGTCCGCATCCTCTACACCGCCCGCGGCGTCAGCAAGCACGACGTCGTCGACGCGGCGTGGGTGCGCGACAAGTACGGCATCGAGCCGAGCCAGTACGTCGACTTCGCCGTCATGCGCGGGGACGCGTCCGACGGACTGCCCGGCGTCGCCGGGATCGGCGACAAGACCGCTGCGACGCTGCTGGGCGAGTTCGGCGACCTGGCCGGGATCCGCGCCGCGGCCGCCGACCCCTCGTCCTCCCTGCGGCCGAGGATCCGCCAGTCGCTGCTGGACTCGGCCGACTACATCGACGCCGCCGTCCAGGTCGTCACGGTGCGCCCTGACCTGGACCTGGCCGACCCGGTCGCCGGCGCCATCGACGTCGACGGGCTGCGCGCGTTCGGCGAGCAGTGGAACGTCGCCGGCCCGATCGAGCGGCTGCTGGAGTCCGTCAGGACGTGA
- a CDS encoding RNA polymerase-binding protein RbpA has protein sequence MAERALRGARLGAQSFEDERGVEMAPRQQIEYVCADGHTFTVTMSDEAEVPAEWEDPKTGQMGRRVGGAEPDRKEQKAVRTHWDMLLERRSEAELEEILTERLEMLRGGEIGPPHLHRKSKSRKKSVNA, from the coding sequence ATGGCAGAACGAGCCTTGCGCGGAGCGCGGCTGGGAGCCCAGAGCTTCGAGGACGAGCGCGGAGTCGAGATGGCGCCGCGCCAGCAGATCGAATACGTGTGCGCCGACGGACACACCTTCACGGTGACGATGTCCGACGAGGCCGAGGTTCCGGCCGAGTGGGAAGATCCCAAGACCGGTCAGATGGGACGCCGGGTCGGCGGAGCCGAGCCGGACCGCAAGGAGCAGAAGGCCGTGCGCACGCACTGGGACATGCTCCTGGAGCGTCGTTCCGAGGCTGAACTCGAGGAGATCCTCACCGAGCGGCTGGAGATGCTGCGTGGCGGCGAGATCGGCCCCCCGCACCTGCACCGCAAGAGCAAGTCGCGGAAGAAGTCCGTCAACGCCTAG
- a CDS encoding DEAD/DEAH box helicase: MSTPAEQYARFRKDRKHPHVAAFRDLYPFGLDEFQVRACEALEDGHGVLVAAPTGSGKTLVGEFAVHLSLATGRKCFYTTPIKALSNQKFSDFADRYGAENVGLLTGDNTINGEAPIVVMTTEVLRNMIYAGSSTLKNLGHVVMDEVHYLADRFRGAVWEEVIIGLPPSVSIVSLSATVSNVEEFGAWLHEVRGETDTIVEEKRPVPLHQHVLVGRKMFDLFEPNSTEVNHTLEQMARDDAQWNRAFAKNRSRRPQKGGRRPRSRHRTPDRIDIVLKLESEGMLPAIVFIFSRAGCATAVEQCLAARLILTSQEEREAIHAHVDAACAHLPDEDLAVLGFHEFREGIGRGIAAHHAGMLPTFKECVEDLFSEGLVKVVFATETLALGINMPARSVVIDRLTKWNGENHVDVTPGEYTQLTGRAGRRGIDVEGHGVVLWQPGLDARHVAGLASTRTYPLNSSFRPSYNMAVNLVHQVGRERARELLEMSFAQFQADRAVVGIARKVRKADEAIEGYRESAMCEQGDFMEYMGLRRKISELESAGSKSRRAAKREAALESLGRLKRGDVINVPAGKFSGLAVVLDPDAGNLDGPRPMVLTANRHARRLAAVDFPSPVEPLMQMRIPKAFNPRDPQSRRDLASSLRDRAGHLADYPRAYRDGPTVEDPRIAELRRQLRDHPCHSCPDREAHARWAERMIALDRETESMRRRVEQRTNSVARQFDRVCVVLDALGYLEGDDVTAEGRRLQRIYGESDLIVSESLRNDVWEGLSPAEFAAVASGLTYAARNSEDAPPARFPTKAVARAAESLGMLWLELDQLEREHRLKFLRRPDFGFAYAVWMWCEGTSLDLVLGAAEMAAGDFVRAMKQLIDTVAQIADAAGPGTVRDSARAALDELRTGVVAYSSVTS; the protein is encoded by the coding sequence ATGTCCACCCCGGCCGAGCAGTACGCCCGATTCCGCAAGGACCGCAAGCATCCTCACGTCGCGGCCTTCCGAGACCTCTACCCCTTCGGCCTCGACGAGTTCCAGGTCCGGGCGTGCGAGGCGCTGGAGGACGGCCACGGAGTGCTGGTCGCCGCGCCCACGGGCTCGGGCAAGACCCTGGTCGGCGAGTTCGCCGTCCACCTGTCCCTGGCCACCGGGCGCAAGTGCTTCTACACGACGCCGATCAAGGCGCTGTCGAACCAGAAGTTCAGTGACTTCGCCGATCGGTACGGTGCCGAGAACGTCGGCCTGCTGACCGGCGACAACACCATCAACGGTGAGGCCCCGATCGTCGTCATGACGACCGAGGTGCTGCGCAACATGATCTACGCGGGCTCCTCGACGCTGAAGAACCTGGGGCACGTCGTGATGGACGAGGTGCACTACCTCGCCGACCGCTTCCGCGGCGCGGTGTGGGAGGAGGTCATCATCGGCCTGCCGCCCTCGGTGTCGATCGTCTCGCTGTCGGCGACCGTCTCGAACGTCGAGGAGTTCGGCGCCTGGCTGCACGAGGTGCGCGGCGAGACCGACACGATCGTCGAGGAGAAGCGCCCCGTCCCCCTGCACCAGCACGTGCTGGTCGGCCGCAAGATGTTCGACCTGTTCGAGCCGAACAGCACCGAGGTCAACCACACCCTCGAGCAGATGGCCCGCGACGACGCCCAGTGGAACCGCGCGTTCGCCAAGAACCGCTCGCGCCGCCCCCAGAAGGGCGGCCGACGGCCGCGCAGTCGCCACCGCACGCCGGACCGGATCGACATCGTGCTCAAGCTCGAGTCCGAGGGGATGCTGCCGGCGATCGTCTTCATCTTCAGCCGGGCGGGCTGCGCCACCGCCGTCGAGCAGTGCCTCGCGGCGCGGCTGATCCTCACCTCGCAGGAGGAGCGTGAGGCCATCCACGCCCACGTGGACGCCGCCTGCGCCCACCTGCCCGACGAGGACCTGGCGGTCCTGGGGTTCCACGAGTTCCGCGAGGGGATCGGGCGCGGCATCGCCGCCCACCACGCCGGCATGCTGCCGACCTTCAAGGAGTGCGTCGAGGACCTGTTCAGCGAAGGTCTGGTCAAGGTCGTGTTCGCCACCGAGACGCTGGCCCTGGGCATCAACATGCCCGCGCGCTCCGTCGTGATCGACCGCCTGACCAAGTGGAACGGCGAGAACCACGTCGACGTGACGCCGGGGGAGTACACCCAGCTGACCGGCCGCGCGGGCCGGCGCGGGATCGACGTCGAGGGACACGGCGTCGTGCTCTGGCAGCCCGGCCTGGACGCCCGCCACGTGGCCGGCCTGGCGTCGACCCGCACGTATCCGCTCAACTCCTCGTTCCGGCCGTCGTACAACATGGCGGTCAACCTGGTCCATCAGGTCGGCCGCGAGCGCGCGCGTGAGCTGCTGGAGATGTCGTTCGCGCAGTTCCAGGCCGACCGTGCCGTCGTGGGCATCGCCCGCAAGGTCCGCAAGGCCGACGAGGCGATCGAGGGCTACCGCGAGTCGGCGATGTGCGAGCAGGGCGACTTCATGGAGTACATGGGTCTGCGCCGCAAGATCAGCGAACTGGAGTCGGCCGGCTCGAAGTCCCGTCGCGCGGCCAAGCGCGAGGCGGCCCTCGAGTCCCTCGGCCGGCTGAAGCGCGGGGACGTCATCAACGTGCCGGCGGGCAAGTTCTCGGGCCTGGCGGTCGTGCTCGATCCCGACGCGGGCAACCTCGACGGACCGCGCCCGATGGTGCTGACGGCGAACCGGCACGCCCGGCGACTCGCCGCCGTCGACTTTCCGAGCCCGGTCGAGCCGCTGATGCAGATGCGGATCCCCAAGGCGTTCAACCCGCGCGACCCGCAGTCGCGGCGTGACCTCGCCTCGTCCCTGCGCGACCGCGCAGGTCACCTGGCGGACTACCCGCGGGCGTACCGGGACGGCCCGACCGTCGAGGACCCGCGGATCGCCGAGCTGCGCCGTCAGCTGCGCGACCATCCGTGCCACAGCTGCCCCGACCGTGAGGCGCACGCCCGCTGGGCCGAGCGCATGATCGCGCTGGACCGCGAGACCGAGAGCATGCGCCGCCGTGTCGAGCAGCGCACGAACAGCGTCGCCCGCCAGTTCGACCGGGTGTGCGTCGTGCTGGACGCGCTGGGCTACCTCGAGGGCGATGACGTCACGGCGGAGGGCCGGCGCCTGCAGCGCATCTACGGCGAGTCGGATCTCATCGTCAGCGAGTCGCTGCGCAATGACGTCTGGGAAGGGCTGTCGCCCGCGGAGTTCGCCGCGGTCGCCAGCGGCCTGACCTACGCCGCGCGCAATTCCGAGGACGCGCCGCCGGCCCGGTTCCCGACGAAGGCGGTCGCCCGGGCGGCCGAGTCGCTGGGCATGCTCTGGCTCGAGCTGGACCAGCTGGAGCGCGAGCACCGGCTGAAGTTCCTGCGCCGTCCGGACTTCGGGTTCGCGTACGCGGTCTGGATGTGGTGCGAGGGCACCAGTCTGGACCTGGTCCTGGGCGCCGCCGAGATGGCGGCCGGCGACTTCGTGCGGGCGATGAAGCAGCTCATCGACACCGTCGCCCAGATCGCCGACGCGGCCGGTCCGGGCACGGTGCGCGACTCGGCGCGTGCCGCGCTGGACGAGCTGCGCACCGGCGTCGTGGCGTACTCCAGCGTCACGTCCTGA